In Agelaius phoeniceus isolate bAgePho1 chromosome 14, bAgePho1.hap1, whole genome shotgun sequence, a single genomic region encodes these proteins:
- the MED12 gene encoding mediator of RNA polymerase II transcription subunit 12 isoform X2: protein MAAFGVLSYEHRPLKRPRLGPPDVYPQDPKQKEDELTALNVKQGFNNQPAVSGDEHGSAKNVNFNPAKISSNFSSIIAEKLRCNTLPDTGRRKPQVNQKDNFWLVTARSQSAINNWFTDLAGTKPLTHLAKKVPIFSKKEEVFGYLAKYTVPVMRAAWLIKMTCAYYAAITETKVKKRHVIDPFIEWTQIITKYLSEQLQKIAEFYRQLPGQGCGSPSGPMPQEVEQALKQWDYNEKLAMFMFQDGMLDRHEFLTWVLECFEKIRSGEDEFLKMLLPLLLRYSGEFVQSAYLSRRLAYFCTRRLAMQLDGAGGHPPHILSAQTGNALPSTPTPQPAAGNPPPSPFSDLLLCPQHRPVVYGLSCILQSIILCCPSALVWHYSLTDSRIKTGSPLDHLPIAPSNLPMPGGNSAFTQQVRAKLREIEQQIKERGQAVEVRWSFDKCQETTAGFTIGRVLHTLEVLDSHSFERSDFSNSLDSLYNRIFGLGPTKDSHEISPDDDAVVALLCEWAVSYKRSGRHRAMVVAKLLEKRQAEIEAERCGDSEVVDEKGSISSGSLSAASAPVFQDVLMQFLDTQAPMLTDPGKENEKVEFFNLVLLFCELIRHDVFSHNIYMCTLISRGDLAMDSHGPRPPSPFDDPAEEHDRKETEGSSGIKLEDTGLSEPMDIDHNPSMLFDDMEKTDFSMFSPPMHCESKASPSPEKPDPEKEGKTLLKDKSVEGMLASLYDQPRHIQYATHFPIPQEESCSHECNQRLVVLFGVGKQRDDARHTIKKITKDILKVLNRKSTAETGGEEGQKRKKSKPEAFPTAEDIFAKFQHLSHFDQHQVTSQVSRNVLEQITSFALGMSYHLPLVQHVQFIFDLMEYSLNISGLIDFAIQLLNELSVVEAELLLKSSDLVGSYTTSLCLCIVAVLRHYHSCLILNQDQMAQVFEGLCGVVKHGMNRSDGSSAERCILAYLYDLYTSCSHLKSKFGELFSDFCSKVKNTIYCNVEPSDSNMLWEPEFMIDTIENPSAHNFTYTNLGKSLNENPANRYSFVCNALMHVCVGHHDPDRVNDIAILCAELTGYCKSLSAEWLGVLKALCCSSNNGTCGFNDLLCNVDVSDLSFHDSLATFVAILIARQCLLLEDLIRCAAIPSLLNAACSEQDSEPGARLTCRILLHLFKTPQLNPCQQDGNKPTVGIRSSCDRHLLAASQNRIVDGAVFAVLKAVFVLGDAELKGSGFSHPGGVDDLMDDELGTRKAGGRVVTVETASLDIYAKYVLRSICQQEWVGERCLKSLCEDSNDLQDPVLSSTQAQRLMQLICYPHRLLDNEEGENPQRQRIKRILQNLDQWTMRQSSLELQLMIKQTASNEMNSLLENIAKATIEVFQQSAETSSASCTGNGVNNISSSTSATPASNKSKPILSSLERSGVWLVAPLIAKLPTSVQGHVLKAAGEELEKGQHLGSSSRKERDRQKQKSMSLLSQQPFLSLVLTCLKGQDEQREGLLTSLYSQVQQIVTNWREDQYQDDCKAKQLMHEALKLRLNLVGGMFDTVQRSTQQTTEWAVLLLDIISSGTVDMQSNNELFTTVLDMLSVLINGTLAADMSSISQGSMEENKRAYMNLVKKLRKELGDRQSDSLEKVRQLLPLPKQTRDVITCEPQGSLIDTKGNKIAGFDSIFKKEGLQVSTKQKISPWDLFEGLKHSAPLSWGWFGTVRVDRKVSRFEEQQRLLLYHTHLKPKPRSYYLEPLPLPPEEEEPPTPVALEPEKKSAEPAKADKTSSNPAASTEERKKKQSKTKKRNQSASKTEDFVLGPSRGVSYGVGMPTDLLHHQSGSTMSRLAYGQSPVGLYAQNQPLPAGGPRLDTSYRPVRMPLGKLVQSRPPYSGVLPPGMGSMMGIDPSYKPVYRQQPPVSQGQILRQQLQAKLQGQGIMGQQPVRQMAPTPSYGALQPSQGYTPYVSHIGLQQHPSQSGTMVPPTYSGQPYQNSHPSSNPALVDPVRQMQQRPSGYVHQQAPGYGHTLGNTQRFPHQSIQQTPMMSGMNHLGPQGVPSGIRPSQILPDQQQQQYLRQQQQQQMLRQQQQQQQQQQQQQQQQQQPQAPQPQPQQQPQVSTVPQPQAQGQPPGLGMQALPPQQPIFQRQGLQQTQQQQQTAALVRQLQQQLSNTQTQQNNNPFGRY from the exons ATGGCGGCCTTCGGCGTCCTCAGCTACGAGCACCGTCCACTCAAGCGCCCGCGCCTCGGCCCGCCTGACGTGTACCCGCAGGACCCCAAGCAGAAGGAG GATGAGCTGACTGCGCTGAATGTCAAGCAAGGCTTCAATAACCAACCGGCGGTGTCTGGGGACGAGCACGGCAGTGCCAAAAATGTCAATTTCAACCCGGCAAAG atCAGCTCCAATTTTAGCAGTATTATTGCAGAAAAGCTGCGGTGCAACACCCTGCCTGACACGGGCAGACGGAAACCCCAGGTCAACCAGAAGGATAACTTTTGGCTGGTGACAGCACGTTCTCAGAGTGCCATAAACAACTGGTTCACAGATCTGGCTGGAACTAAGCCCCTCACTCATCTTGCTAAGAAG GTGCCCATCTTTAGCAAGAAGGAAGAGGTCTTTGGTTATTTGGCCAAATACACTGTTCCAGTAATGAGAGCAGCGTGGCTCATCAAAATGACCTGTGCCTATTATGCTGCCATCACGGAAACGAAGGTGAAAAAGCGTCATGTCATTGATCCCTTCATTG AATGGACACAGATCATCACCAAGTACCtgtcagagcagctgcagaaaattGCAGAGTTCTACAGACAGCTCCCAGGGCAAGGCTGTGGTTCACCATCGGGACCAATGCCCCAAGAGGTGGAACAGGCTTTGAAGCAGTGGGACTACAATGAGAAACTGGCTATGTTCATGTTCCAG GATGGCATGTTGGACCGGCACGAATTCCTGACGTGGGTCCTCGAGTGCTTTGAGAAGATACGGTCAGGAGAAGATGAATTTCTGAAAATGCTCCTTCCTTTGCTGCTGCGG TACTCTGGAGAGTTTGTGCAGTCTGCGTACCTGTCCAGACGTCTGGCCTACTTCTGCACCCGCAGGCTTGCTATGCAGCTGGATGGTGCTGGTGGGCACCCACCACACATCCTGTCTGCCCAGACAGGGAATGCTCTTCCTTCAActcccaccccacagccagctgcagggaatcctcctcccagccctttcAGCGACTTACTGCTGTGCCCCCAGCACCGGCCAGTGGTGTATGGGCTCAGCTGCATCCTTCAG AGTATAATTTTGTGTTGCCCGAGTGCCCTTGTGTGGCATTATTCCTTGACTGATAGCAGGATAAAGACTGGCTCACCATTGGACCACCTGCCTATAGCCCCATCCAACTTGCCCATGCCAGGGGGGAATTCAGCCTTCACACAGCAG GTTCGGGCAAAGCTGCGTGAAATTGAGCAGCAGATAAAGGAGCGTGGCCAGGCTGTGGAGGTTCGCTGGTCATTTGACAAGTGCCAAGAAACCACAGCAG GTTTCACAATTGGCCGTGTCTTGCATACCTTAGAAGTTCTGGACAGTCACAGCTTTGAAAGATCTGACTTCAGCAACTCTTTGGATTCCTTGTATAACAGGATATTTGGGCTGGGTCCAACCAAAGACAGTCATGAG ATCTCCCCAGATGATGATGCAGTGGTGGCCTTGCTGTGTGAGTGGGCTGTCAGCTACAAACGCTCTGGGCGCCACAGAGCCATGGTTGTGGCCAAACTCCTGGAGAAGCGTCAAGCAGAGATCGAGGCTGAG AGATGTGGGGACTCTGAAGTTGTGGATGAGAAGGGCTCCATCTCCTCAGGCTCTCTGTCAGCAGCCAGTGCTCCTGTCTTTCAGGATGTCCTTATGCAGTTCCTTGACACTCAAGCTCCTATGCTAA CCGATCCTGGGAAGGAAAACGAGAAGGTGGAGTTCTTTAATCTGGTGCTGCTGTTCTGTGAGCTGATCCGACATGATGTCTTCTCCCACAACATCTACATGTGCACGCTCATCTCCCGGGGTGATCTCGCCATGGATTCTCATGGGCCTCGCCCTCCCTCACCCTTTGATGACCCTGCTGAGGAACATGACAGGAAAGAGACAGAGGGAAGCAGTGGCATCAAGCTGGAG GACACAGGTCTTTCAGAGCCCATGGACATTGACCACAACCCCAGCATGCTCTTTGATGACATGGAAAAGACAGACTTTTCG ATGTTTTCTCCACCAATGCATTGTGAATCTAAAGCCAGCCCTTCCCCTGAAAAGCCAGATcctgaaaaggaaggaaagactCTGCTGAAGGATAAGTCTGTGGAAGGAATGCTAGCATCCCTGTATGACCAGCCTCGGCACATCCAGTATGCAACACACTTCCCTATTCCTCAG GAGGAGTCATGCAGTCATGAGTGTAACCAAAGGCTGGTGGTTCTTTTTGGGGTTGGAAAACAACGGGATGACGCTCGGCATACGATCAAGAAAATAACCAAAGACATTCTAAAAGTCTTAAACAGAAAGAGCACTGCAGAGACAG GTGGGGAGGAAGgccagaagaggaaaaagagtaAGCCAGAAGCATTCCCAACAGCTGAAGATATCTTTGCAAAGTTCCAGCACCTTTCTCACTTCGATCAGCACCAAGTCACATCTCAG GTATCTCGTAATGTCTTGGAACAGATCACCAGCTTTGCTTTGGGAATGTCGTACCACCTGCCTCTGGTGCAGCACGTGCAGTTCATATTTGACTTGATGGAGTATTCACTCAATATCAGTGGTCTGATCGACTTTGCCATCCAG TTGCTGAATGAGCTGAGCGTGGTGGAGGCAGAATTGCTGTTGAAATCCTCCGACCTTGTTGGCAGCTATACCACCAGCTTGTGCCTGTGCATCGTGGCTGTGCTGCGGCACTACCACTCCTGCCTTATCCTGAACCAGGACCAGATGGCTCAGGTCTTCGAAGG TCTGTGTGGGGTGGTGAAGCATGGCATGAACCGCTCGGATGGCTCCTCAGCAGAGCGCTGTATCCTGGCCTATCTCTACGACCTGTATACCTCCTGCAGTCACCTCAAAAGTAAATTTGGGGAGCTCTTTAG TGACTTCTGCTCCAAGGTGAAGAACACAATCTATTGCAATGTTGAGCCTTCTGACTCCAACATGCTATGGGAACCAGAGTTCATGATTGACACTATTGAGAATCCATCTGCACATAACTTTACGTACACCAACCTGGGCAAGAGCCTCAATGAGAACCCAGCCAATCGCTACAGTTTTGTCTGTAATGCACTGATGCACGTGTGTGTGGGACACCACGATCCTGACAG GGTGAACGACATTGCTATCCTGTGTGCTGAGCTAACTGGCTACTGCAAGTCTCTAAGTGCCGAGTGGCTGGGTGTGCTCAAAGCTTTGTGCTGTTCCTCCAATAATGGGACCTGTGGCTTCAATGATCTCCTCTGCAATGTTGAT GTCAGTGACTTATCTTTCCATGATTCCTTGGCCACCTTTGTTGCCATTCTCATTGCCcggcagtgcctgctgctggagGACCTGATTCGCTGTGCTGCTATCCCCTCACTCCTCAATGCTG CCTGCAGTGAACAGGACTCAGAACCAGGAGCACGTCTGACCTGCCGGATTTTACTCCATCTGTTTAAGACTCCACAGCTGAACCCATGCCAGCAAGATGGCA ACAAACCCACTGTGGGAATCCGCTCTTCCTGTGACCGTCActtgctggcagcttcccaaaatCGTATTGTGGATGGAGCAGTCTTTGCAGTGCTGAAGGCTGTCTTTGTTCTGG GAGATGCAGAACTGAAAGGCTCTGGCTTTTCCCACCCAGGAGGTGTTGATGATCTCATGGATGATGAGCTGGGCACCAGGAAGGCTGGTGGTCGGGTAGTCACTGTAGAAACAGCCAGCTTGGATATTTATGCCAAGTATGTACTGAGGAGTATATGTCAACAG GAGTGGGTAGGAGAACGATGTCTGAAGTCCCTCTGCGAAGACAGCAATGACTTGCAGGATCCTGTCCTGAGCAGCACACAGGCTCAGAGGCTGATGCAGCTGATTTGTTATCCACACCGGCTCCTGGACAATGAGGAGGGAGAAAATCCTCAGCGGCAGAGGATTAAGCGCATCTTacag AATTTGGACCAGTGGACCATGAGGCAATCCtcgctggagctgcagctcatgATTAAACAGACAGCAAGCAAT GAGATGAACTCCTTGTTAGAAAACATAGCCAAGGCCACCATTGAGGTATTCCAGCAGTCAGCAGAGACCAGCTCTGCTAGCTGTACTGGTAATGGAGTCAACAATATCAGTAGCTCAACAAGTGCTACACCTGCCAGCAACAAATCCAAACCCATCCTCAG CTCCCTGGAGAGATCAGGAGTGTGGCTGGTGGCCCCTCTGATTGCCAAGCTTCCAACATCAGTGCAGGGCCATGTGCTgaaagctgctggagaagagctGGAGAAAGGACAACATTTAGGGTCATCATCCCGCAAAGAGCGGGACCGCCAGAAGCAGAAGAG TATGTCCCTCCTGAGCCAGCAGCCATTTCTGTCACTGGTGCTGACATGCTTGAAAGGTCAGGATGAGCAGCGGGAAGGCCTCCTCACCTCTCTGTACAGTCAGGTCCAGCAG ATTGTTACAAATTGGCGAGAAGATCAGTACCAAGATGACTGCAAAGCCAAGCAGCTGATGCATGAGGCCTTGAAACTGCGGCTGAATTTG GTGGGAGGAATGTTCGACACTGTCCAACGCAGCACACAACAGACAACTGAATGGGCCGTGCTTCTCCTGGACATCATCAGCAGTGGCACTGTGGACATGCAGTCAAACAA TGAGCTCTTCACCACCGTGCTGGACATGCTGAGTGTTCTCATCAATGGCACCCTGGCTGCTGATATGTCCAGCATCTCTCAGGGCAGCATGGAGGAGAACAAGCGGGCATACATGAATCTTGTCAAGAAACTCAGG aaggagctgggcgACCGTCAGTCTGACAGCCTGGAGAAGGTGAGACAGCTACTGCCACTTCCCAAGCAGACCCGAGATGTCATCACCTGTGAACCTCAGGGATCCCTCATTGACACTAAGGGCAATAAAATAGCTGGCTTTGATTCCATCTTCAAGAAGGAG GGTTTACAAGTCTCTACAAAGCAGAAGATTTCTCCTTGGGACCTTTTTGAGGGTTTGAAGCACTCAGCCCCGCTCTCCTGGGGATGGTTTGGGACAGTCCGGGTGGATCGCAAGGTGTCCAGGtttgaggagcagcagaggcttCTCCTGTATCACACACACCTGAAACCCAAACCCCGCAGTTACTACCTGGAGCCTTTGCCACTGCCCCCCGAAGAGGAAGAGCCTCCTACACCTGTGGCTTTAGAGCCAGAGAAGAAAAGTGCAGAACCAGCCAAGGCTGATAAAACAAGCTCCAATCCTGCCGCCTCCACTGAGGAACGCAAgaaaaaacagagcaaaaccaAGAAACGCAACCAATCTGCCAGCAAAACTGAG GACTTTGTGTTGGGCCCTAGCCGAGGGGTTTCATATGGAGTTGGCATGCCTACAGATCTCTTGCATCACCAGTCAGGAAGCACCATGTCAAGGCTGGCATATGGACAATCTCCAGTGGGTCTCTATGCCCAGAATCAGCCTCTTCCAGCAG GTGGCCCTCGCCTGGATACATCCTACAGACCAGTACGCATGCCACTGGGAAAACTGGTTCAGAGTCGCCCTCCCTACAGTGGTGTGctgcctccagggatgggcagcatgATGGGCATTGACCCCTCCTACAAGCCAGTGTACAGGCAGCAGCCTCCAGTGTCCCAAGGACAGatcctgaggcagcagctgcaagcaAAGTTG cagggccagggcataatgggccagcagcccgtgcgCCAAATGGCTCCAACCCCGTCTTATGGAGCACTGCAGCCCTCCCAG gGTTACACTCCTTATGTCTCCCACATAGGCCTTCAGCAGCACCCCTCCCAGTCAGGCACAATGGTACCTCCTACCTATTCTGGTCAGCCCTATCAGAATTCCCACCCCAGCTCTAATCCTGCTCTAGTGGATCCTGTTAGACAGATGCAGCAGAGACCAAGTGGCTACGTGCACCAGCAGGCCCCTGGCTATGGACACACCTTGGGCAACACACAGAG GTTTCCTCATCAGTCAATACAGCAGACCCCCATGATGAGTGGGATGAACCATTTGGGTCCACAGGGAGTCCCCTCAGGAATTCGACCCAGCCAGATCCTTCCTgaccaacagcagcagcagtacctgaggcagcagcagcaacaacagaTGCTGAGG cagcagcaacagcagcagcaacaacagcagcagcagcaacagcagcagcagcagccccaggcaccgcagccccagccccagcagcagccccaggtgtccACAGTGCCTCAGCCCCAGGCGCAGGGCCAGCCCCcggggctggggatgcaggCTCTGCCCCCCCAGCAGCCCATT TTCCAGCGCCAGGGCCTtcagcagacacagcagcagcagcaaacagctgCTCTGGTTCGacagcttcagcagcagctttcca